GCAGGTTAACTCTCGATTGAATAACCAAAATAATGCCACGCCAGGTGTACTAAAtagtataatgtttattatttacaagaCAGAACATAATAAACCGAAAACACAACGTACCGATACTTGCCGGGCTCTGACATTTATTGCTGACATAACGTGACAAGCAAGTACTTGTACAAATATGACACTTGACGGGAAACCATCGGCCAAATGTCAGTTTGACAAGTGACTATGTACTTCAAATAAAGGAGgtggttatcaattcgacgtgatttttttttgtatgtttgttacctcggaACTCACTCATTTATGAACCAatttggaaaaatctttttttattcgaacgAATAtttctccagattggtcccataaaaatcatcatcaaaaatcaaacatcgcttcagtagtttggttttaaaactaaaaaaactagaataattatgtcgaccaaggaaacgaaatcgcgaatttagctttcctatgacgtttttagttatctTTTTGCATTGAGgttggttgagtgtacttctgacatacttatacatatagcataacatcttttccccgtgtcaggcgTAGGTAAAGgggtaacatttcagcgcgatagtcgtactgtgtatgaaacatatcagttgagTTTTAGGTTGGGTTTAGTTCTCTACTtctcacatacatacatatatgtacatagcatcacactttcccctttttaggagtaggcagagatgtaacaccagagcgcgatagttgtactatgatcgaaatatatcagttgcatttttgcgttaggtttacttgaatctacttcttacatacatacatatagcatcacaccttttccccttttcaggggtaggcagaggtgtaacatttcagcgcgatagtcgtactgcgagcgaaacacattagttgtgttttgcgttgggtttcgttgattctacttcttacatacatacatatatatcatcacaccttttcctcttttcagtggtactcagaggtgtaactcctcagcgcgatagtcgtatcgtgagcgaaacacaactacgccatcgcgacagtctattttttactaacacaaaaaaccaccttcaaaaaccactcaaaaccaaaaaataatttcacataacaggtaagtatatattggataccaattttggagtcggtgcctctGAAAGAAGCACTatcatagaaaattataatatattatattgaaaagcACCATCTATGAGAGACGTCAGACAAGTAAAAGTATCTAGCGAAAAGCAGCAAATTACAACTCAAAAACCCACTACAATAGCGCTAGCGTAGCAAGAGGATATGACATGAGCTAACAATTTTGTTGAacagtataataaaaacttaactatgtaattgtaattgtagtccaaaataatttagtaatcaTAACATATTATACTGCTGCAAGATAAATTCACTATCCTACTCTAATAACTTTTGAcgctatattaaaatatttcaagttgAAAGACTTGCTACCGTAGTGCTTCCATTGCCCCTGCAATAGCTCCACCACTCAAAGCACACACTCAACTCACCGCACTCACGCACATATTAACCAGATCGTACACTCTGGACTCTGGACAGGTGGAAGCCACGAAGGGCGGACGAGAAGGTTCCCCTTCTCTAACTTACCGCCGACAAGGCGAACGGCCATCGTATCAAATAGCAAGACTTTACCCTTTGCTGGACTGGATACATAAACACAACACAGCGGCTCTTATCACTCATTCCACAATAAAACATAGGaaaaataacactataaatGATGTGTgattaattttaagaatttttatgttatcaaGTAAGTACTTAGTACGAGTCTATTCGCGCTCCGTCAATCTATTTACCGAGTCATTAAACATCTAGTTACTAGTAGGTATATCTGGATGATAAGCTTACTTGTAGCAGTGGCTCCCTTAAACAAATGGTAAGAATAGGTACAGGAAGTTTAGCGTCTACCTGAAAACACATGATTAATGTAAGTAACGATTAGCAttcttatttcaatttattctcTTTAAGTGCATATAACTTCGTTATGGTgatgaataattattgtttaaacaaaaacaccACTTCTAGTTCCAGTCAAAGGCCTCTATGTTTATTGGGTGCTCTAATAACGCAAGTACGAGCTATTAAACTTGTATGGgcgtaatataatatactcacttattatcatttaaaaaattggaaCTTAGATACCTACTTATGAAGGACTCGTAAAACTGTTAACCACATAACACCCAATCGTCCCAGAGGTAAGGGGTTTGGTCAGTTATGGCTGCCATACATGCTACGGTCCATCGGAAAGGTCCAccggtgcaggtatgcctgcgccgATAGAccgcaaaaatacaataaaaatctgCACAGGTCTATTCCCACACACATTGCGGTCTACCGGCGCAGGCATAGGTATGCCTGCGTATATAATATACTCacttattatcatttaaaaaattggaaCTTAGATACCTACTTATGAAGGACTCGTAAAACTGTTAACCACATAACACCCAATCGTCCCAGAGGTAAGGGGTTTGGTCAGTTATGGCTGCCATACATGCTACGGTCCATCGGAAAGGTCCAccggtgcaggtatgcctgcgccgATAGAccgcaaaaatacaataaaaatctgCACAGGTCTATTCCCACACACATTGCGGTCTACCGGCGCAGGCATAGGTATGCCTGCGCCGGTAGACCGCAATGTGTGTGGTATCATAGTAATAAGGTCCACCGGTGCAGGTGCACTGGTGGACCTTTCCGATGGACCGTACTATGTATGGCAGCCATTAGTTACTACCTACTGCTGGTAAATGGCAATTGTAAAAAAGTAGGTACACACAAATACATGCTTAGCATAAGCTACCTATCTACACATGGATTTGGCAATATGCCAAAAAAGAGGTTAGCATTGGATAATgttcaaaattgtttaaatgaaacattttatgcAAAGCGACTTAAAATAAAcatgctatttatatttttgcggCCACACCCTTCAAATATATGTACGTAACCTTtgctaaatattaaatgatgtagtatattttaaatgttacacaTTAATGACTATTTTTAGGACAATGTTTTAGTTgagttcataataaatataaaaatataggtatctACAAAATCAAGCATTTATATGGTTGAagttgaataaaaacttttaaaattactcCACATCCGCCCAAAACAGATTGATAAGATTTATTATCGCATTGAAGTAAAAGTGTCGACCAAACATCATACGACTGTTTCTTTCGTGCAACGCATACAATGCGCGCGTCACATGTACTACCCTATCAAATTTATTGGTTGAAGGTTGAAACTTGTAATTACTTTCTATAATTCATCCGCTGTGAGCTGTTGCGTAGGACTTTCATCTTTTATGTTGACGGCTGGCTCTATTAGAAAGAATAATGCATGAGCCACCCGTCATAATATTTTGCGCAAGTCAATCAAGACATATCAATTCTCGTCCGTTTTTCGTAAGACTGTGGTACTACACCGGCCGTGCTGATCTATTTCGTTCTCTACTTAGATAAATTTCGCTAAGCAATGGCTCAaccacttttaaattaaaaattaaaatataacacccAAGACTTGATTATTTTCCTGTATTATCCCTTAAagtcaataataatttcatgtaTATCCGAACTACCtacactttattaaaaaaatataaggtcagtcggggaagtgcgccataaatttttcatagctggattcaatgcaaaataatttcttttgtgctgacttaagaatgtaattttattaatttaagaatatttggtattttgtgttaacaatctatagccattcaaggaaatcggaccataaattaataatatattgctcaaagtaaaaatggaagtaggcgcacttgcctccggaaatggggtaagtgcgcctgtgtacaaaaaacgccaatatgaaacattataaagaaaacactcattttagtccatagagaaataggttttactcgcattgctcttggataatttttaatcactcaatattataacaaactatggctgtcaaatcaaattcggagtaagtgcgccatatatttgtaaatcagggcttcaaaacattatacaatttctttttctatatttaggtattaatattagagttttgtgtgcggatatgctggaataaaaaaatagtaccctaatacgaaatccattttatttctaaaaactaaagaaaacatacaaaaatgtaggaattaacgattttgaatgcgttataactcaattacttagaatttgaccttatgatatttgatatgttttagctgcattatacccagataacgtgcctgatcgaacattTGCAACCttttcacgtaaagttgctctagaccaaggtatttcagtttttattttttaaaaacgaactatctaaaacaacaaatatacgatgaattaactaatacgcccttttatttaagtcggctcaaaacaaaataccttgagtacaaaaaaatataccgttaagtctaacattttaataataataattcatgttagtaaaacatattctcaaaaaaggttgtttatatatggatcaggggcaagtgcgccatacgattATTAattgtggcgcacttgccctactcgacaattttgaggtacatttttttcgcattgctaaaaaatcctttattttagtatatataaataaaattcaggcaggaagttaaaataaaaggtttaaactatgtgttcaccttactggtttacagaaatatgttaaatatcttgaaatatttgatgttatattttacggggtcatctctgtttacggGTCTaagacacttaaaataaaatggcgaataaatcgtattaaaatgaacgaatgatgatgaattatgttttttagtggaactatatttcagttagtagcatagatataagattgcggtaattgtataaaatccatagttttcgatttttttagggcaggtgcacttaccccgtcggcgcacttgccccacctgaccttaatatataatattatcgtcAGCACTACTAATTTGTTAAGGAACAATCGTTTGTTtgtgaactttttattaactaattaatattcGAGTAAAGATGTATGGCGCTTTTAGCCTGATCCAAACAATTTGAAGTTTTCTAGATAATTCCGAAATGATAGATACCTACATAAGCAGATTCATAtacttaagtacctacataatttaCTTTGAATTAGAAGAACGTGTCCTGTGCCAAGAATAAAAAGCATAATTACGAATTAAGTTTCCTCCatgccaaataatattttttaatggaataGGAAACTATTTCACTACCCATTAAGCATTTCGATGGGCATTTGTAAGTTCATGTTTTACATACATTAGTTTATTGTGTAagtttaatgtaaaatgttattcatcATGATTAAAACACTACACATAATTGGGGACTTCGGCTACGTAGTTTTTCTTCATTATAGTAATTGCATGCTAATGTGTACCTTCTTTACAAgtaattaatatcatattcGCATGGCTGGTGACATACGCGGCGACGCGCCGCATTGGCCGCGCTGTTCGATACGCACGGCGCGCGCGTACCGTGCGGCACCTTACTTACCCTAAATCCACAGTATTCGCTAAACCTGAGTGACTAACACACCCTAACACTTATAAGGATACAATCATAAATCTCTCGTAAAGAACACGCTTCCGCAGTAAAGATTTGAGCAGGTATATTTTAACAGCTAGTAATTAACCATATCTAAACGTTATACGCCCTttaatctttgtttattttgcaagtatatttttattccaagaaGACCATAAAATGCTAACAAATGTTCTATTACTAAACATTGTTTATggtaccaaatattttttgaaaataccGCGAATATGACTTGCTAAGAAAACATTTGCTTTCAGACAATTGTTATTCAGATATGAATGAGCTAGATTTGATAAAAGAAGTGGAAAAGCGTCCAATATTGTATGACAAATCAGTGAGTGGATTTAATAAGACCAAACTGAGGGACGACGCTTGGAAAGACGTGCAGGAATCACTCCATGTGTCTGGTAAGTAGGTAGCTAAAATCCTAAACCCAAAAAAATGtcgcgctaaccgtatttttagaagttgTCTATTCGCgttgtacctatataatacacTTTGCCCATGATTCCGTCCACGTAATAAGGTTTTTGCGGGATAAACAATACCCTTTAGCACTCGGGAGTAATATAGTTtgctattattaaaacaattttcaaaatcggtttagtagttccagagattagcttctacaaacctacaaacaaactcatatACTTctcttctttataataataatatatgtagatatataaaaaaaaacttcatgtttctacaaaatgttatctttagtttgataatttaaagtaaacgtaaaacttgattttttaaagaaattattcataagtcTGCATATTCCCGCCCGCAAGCCGTACGCTGCAAAGTATGGAAAGAAttctcaaggccgtttgctcggtAGGGAGCCTTAAATGCCAATTACTGCCTATGAACGGACCTATTAGACACCTATTTAACCATAAAGTATTGTGCCTGaacttttaatataagtatattataattttctttgctCGTAACTTTCCAGGTCAATTCTAGTATGAAAGATAGAtcgatattttgaaattttactacAATGGTAGTTGTATCAAcaccaaattaaattgttacacAAGTggctgtataaaatatttttaaataattacaaagaaaTTAGGCAAACCTGAATTGTACATACCTATACTTAATAAACTTTcgtaattttatacttttatatgaaattaaatgatttatttgaacccgtaaaatgttataaattatttagattccgtcaatgttaactctaccaccagtccGGAAAGCAATTATCACCAGAGTAGAAAAGACAAGAAACTTTGGTGTTGCTCCTTTCAAAATCAGATTAAAGTACATATAAACTTCAGTACCTGATACAGAgacgaaaaaaaatacatttggttCTTTGTTgatgtttagagcagttcatttatatgctcgcaaaataagtcataaattaattttaaacttccaTATGAGCGTTCAACCAAAAAAAATCTCCCAAATTTGGTAATTTTAGTTGGATACGTGAAAATAAACATCTAAGTTGATATATGGGTTATTAAGAACTTTATTTGCTATACGTAATAAAGATGGAAACTAATTATTTTCTGTCTTGTTTTAGAATCGGAGTGCAAAAAAAGATGGAGATCCCTCCGAGACTCATTCATAAAGTTGCAACGAACGCACGGCGGACGCACACGGTGGCCATATCATCATGCCATGCGGTTCCTGCTGCCGCACATTGAGCCGAAACCAGAAGGAGGGTAAGCATGATTATCCTATTTCTTAATACatcttatacatatataatattacaaatgggAACGTTGTTAAGATGTTTGGAGAAAGTTTATAGGTTGTCAACGAGAAAACATCTCGCgaatttttttcatatcatatTAGCCACTTATTATCCTAGAAATATGCACAAACAAatctttattcttttatttcaaatacctgtaaatatttttatagatctaaAAAAGACGAAGACTCAGATGCAGAAGAAGAAGCAGCTCGTCAACGTGCTATATCAAACCTGCCTGACCTCTCATCCTTCAACCACGACAAGTTCGACGATGATGAAGATTCCCAACCGTCTCCGAAGAAACTCCGCCTAAACTCAACTGACGAAGATAACCCTTGCCAATGCAACCGAACCGATCCTGATGAACTATTTCTACTAAGCTGCGCTCCGACACTAAAAAGATTGAATTCGAAAAAAAATGCCGTCGCTAGACTTAAAATACAGAAAGTTCTTTACGAAGCCGAATTCGGTAACCAAACAGAGTTGCCATACGCGAAGCCAACAAGCGATTGTGGATATAATGGTACAGAATGAATCAAAAGGAGTTAGAAGTATATAAGAACACATTTTGTTGAATAGGTATTTACAGTCTAATATTTATGAGTGAGGAGAGCCTGACACGATTTATGTATAGAATTAGCTACATAAATGATTCCCGAATTAAACTTAGGTATGATCAGTATCCAGGCGAAACAGTTTAACGACGAAAAACTCATGACATTGTTCAAACTTACAAGTAGCTGCCATTTCTATGTTGTGTTGGACTAAACTAGCTATTCGTCAGCGTACGACCGGCTTTTAGTTGACCTACAGGGGTGTAgctttttatcattataattttatattttcgtaagGCATGtctaattacttatatttaagcCTTATATTTTTCATGTTCTTTAGAATCGTACTCgtatcgactgcctcggtggcgtagttgtattgcacgtccggtacaatagcgctctgaggtcctgggttcgaatcccgggtcgggcaaagtgatatttgggtttttctgctcagtatcagc
This genomic window from Manduca sexta isolate Smith_Timp_Sample1 chromosome 12, JHU_Msex_v1.0, whole genome shotgun sequence contains:
- the LOC119188508 gene encoding transcription factor Adf-1-like, with the translated sequence MNELDLIKEVEKRPILYDKSVSGFNKTKLRDDAWKDVQESLHVSESECKKRWRSLRDSFIKLQRTHGGRTRWPYHHAMRFLLPHIEPKPEGGSKKDEDSDAEEEAARQRAISNLPDLSSFNHDKFDDDEDSQPSPKKLRLNSTDEDNPCQCNRTDPDELFLLSCAPTLKRLNSKKNAVARLKIQKVLYEAEFGNQTELPYAKPTSDCGYNGTE